In Rhineura floridana isolate rRhiFlo1 chromosome 1, rRhiFlo1.hap2, whole genome shotgun sequence, the following proteins share a genomic window:
- the ELOC gene encoding elongin-C, translated as MDGEEKTYGGCEGPDAMYVKLISSDGHEFIVKREHALTSGTIKAMLSGPGQFAENETNEVNFREIPSHVLSKVCMYFTYKVRYTNSSTEIPEFPIAPEIALELLMAANFLDC; from the exons ATGG atggagaagagaagacataTGGGGGGTGTGAAGGTCCTGATGCTATGTATGTGAAATTGATATCCTCCGATGGTCATGAATTCATTGTTAAAAGAGAGCATGCACTCACATCAGGAACAATAAAAGCTATGTTGAGTGGTCCAG gaCAATTTGctgaaaatgaaacaaatgaaGTTAATTTTAGAGAGATTCCTTCCCATGTCCTATCCAAAGTATGCATGTATTTCACCTACAAGGTTCGCTACACTAACAGCTCTACAGAGATTCCTGAATTTCCAATTGCACCTGAAATTGCACTGGAACTGCTGATGGCTGCAAACTTCTTAGATTGCTAA